In Aspergillus luchuensis IFO 4308 DNA, chromosome 1, nearly complete sequence, the following are encoded in one genomic region:
- a CDS encoding uncharacterized protein (COG:S;~EggNog:ENOG410PRUF;~TransMembrane:4 (i39-63o83-109i121-143o215-238i)) — MDRSLSTESTITTTITSTASIEEESKFLTRTQHLRHTRLALAILTFLTTIPTIACEAIALHHYRQTSPYARVWLNLWPLNLDLRPTIALLACGCVVAFQNLLYIVTAVIPSPRPHIRLLNLLAAATALSGFIAALVGLIFVIYQPGAKHPSGFSEMETLHSWTCKWGVVRDGYDSVSGNSTISASTSGSYNATVGGDVTAPVHFKRDCDVTSAGFVLLCVLLGLEVVMGVVVGVGVWVERKVGGLRGRIGGELEGMRRGVGGGEGMKGESKVSVGGVEKYPGT; from the exons ATGGACCGCAGCCTCTCCACCGAATCcaccataaccaccaccataacCTCAACCGCCTCcatcgaagaagaatccAAATTCCTCACCCGCACCCAACACCTCCGACACACGCGCCTAGCCCTCGCCATCCTGACCTTcctaaccaccatcccaacaATCGCCTGCGAAGCCATCGCCCTCCACCACTACCGCCAAACCTCCCCATACGCACGAGTCTGGCTCAATCTCTGGCCTTTGAACCTAGATCTCAGACCCACCATTGCCCTACTCGCCTGCGGCTGCGTGGTAGCATTCCAGAACTTGCTTTACATCGTTACGGCCGTTATTCCTTCC CCCCGCCCCCACATCCGCCTCCTTAACCTCCTCGCCGCAGCAACCGCCCTCTCGGGCTTCATCGCCGCGCTCGTGGGCCTCATATTCGTGATCTATCAGCCTGGAGCGAAGCATCCGAGCGGGTTTAGTGAGATGGAGACGCTGCATTCGTGGACGTGTAAGTGGGGGGTTGTGAGGGATGGATATGATTCTGTGAGTGGGAATAGCACTATTAGTGCTAGTACGAGCGGTAGTTATAATGCCACGGTCGGGGGTGATGTTACAGCTCCGGTGCATTTCAAGCGGGATTGTGATGTCACAAGCGCTGGGTTTGTGTTGCTTTGTGTGTTGCtggggttggaggttgttatgggggtggtggttggcgtAGGGGTTTGGGTTGAGAGGAAGGTTGGTGGGTTGAGGGGGAGGATTGGTGGGGAGTTGGAGGGTATGCGACGtggagttgggggaggggaagggatgaagggggagagTAAGGTTTCTGTGGGGGGCGTGGAGAAGTATCCTGGGACTTGA
- a CDS encoding short chain dehydrogenase family protein (COG:Q;~EggNog:ENOG410PJFX;~InterPro:IPR036291,IPR002347,IPR020904;~PFAM:PF13561;~go_function: GO:0016491 - oxidoreductase activity [Evidence IEA];~go_process: GO:0055114 - oxidation-reduction process [Evidence IEA]) — translation MSTRSPNPVALVVGASRGIGRQIAIDLAKNGYTVIIAAKSATSPDPTAPFPPDPNSPASTIHTVAREITLAGGTAHPVQVDVRDPAQIDNLVNETVRISGGRLDVLVYNSGAIWWSSVANTPLKRFQLMQRVNPEGLYATIMAALPVFEKNGWKGRIVVVSPPIYSRFFRGKTAYAMGKVGMSVLTRGLAMDWVREGKSDMAITSIWPAAAVESAATEMNPANNDDSRKADLRKPTIFSDAILGILNTPAHVVNGLLALDEDFLRDYCGVTDFSKYSVIPGSNPRRMMPKEMPVLEVAEQDDEGVRMDSSKGKAEAKL, via the exons ATGTCTACTCGGTCTCCCAACCCCGTCGCCCTAGTCGTGGGCGCCTCTCGAGGCATTGGCCGCCAGATTGCTATCGACCTTGCGAAGAACGGATACACCG TAATCATAGCCGCCAAGTCAGCCACCTCGCCAGATCCCACAGCACCCTTCCCACCAGACCCTAACTCCCccgcctccaccatccacaccGTCGCCCGCGAAATCACCCTCGCCGGCGGCACCGCCCACCCCGTCCAAGTCGATGTGCGCGACCCCGCCCAGATCGATAACCTGGTGAACGAGACCGTACGTATTAGCGGTGGTCGGCTGGATGTTCTGGTCTACAATTCGGGTGCGATATGGTGGTCGTCTGTTGCCAATACGCCTCTCAAGAGGTTCCAGCTGATGCAGCGGGTCAATCCGGAGGGGCTGTATGCGACTATCATGGCGGCGTTGCCGGTATTTGAGAAgaatgggtggaaggggaggattGTGGTGGTTTCGCCGCCGATTTATTCGAGGTTTTTCAGGGGAAAGACGGCTTATGCTATGG GCAAGGTTGGGATGAGTGTGCTCACTCGTGGCTTGGCTATGGActgggtgagggagggaaagtcGGATATGgctattactagtatttgGCCTGCTGCG GCTGTTGAAAGCGCAGCAACGGAGATGAACCCTGCAAATAATGACGATTCGCGAAAGGCTGATTTGAGGAAGCCG ACAATCTTCTCCGACGCAATCCTCGGGATCTTGAACACGCCAGCACACGTCGTGAATGGACTTCTAGCTCTCGATGAGGACTTCCTACGTGATTACTGCGGGGTGACCGATTTCTCCAAGTACTCCGTCATTCCCGGAAGCAATCCAAGACGCATGATGCCGAAAGAGATGCCCGTGCTAGAAGTTGCGGAGCAGGACGACGAGGGAGTGAGGATGGACAGTAGCAAAGGGAAGGCAGAAGCGAAGCTGTAA
- the swc5 gene encoding putative Swr1p complex component (Swc5) (COG:K;~EggNog:ENOG410PN3P;~InterPro:IPR011421,IPR027124;~PFAM:PF07572), which produces MPPDMGSPAAELDLDDEQYDSAEDEDFQLDAAQDDADSGMSDSDEEEAADETAPKRRKKDAKDAQAAGDDDELASGDEAMIQKAKNKKRKKGDEDVDVDLDDDEEGGTGGFVRTRAMKMRIGEERKPLAKIDGATVDVDALWAKMNAPDSGVDGSSAQDESKDATPAAGQNDGEAAGADDATPSAQEPQKNYTEEMVKIKRTYKFAGEMITEEKIVPKDSAEAKLFLAGEKDAETVTAADVDHAANAKDALKLRRPLRRPSRFDPNPTGTIKKSWEKQPVTGAMAGQENARGPKINTVEKSRLDWAAYVDQAGIKDELNVHSKAKEGFLGRMDFLDRVGAKIDEERRNARLKGL; this is translated from the exons ATGCCGCCAGACATGGGTTCTCCCGCCGCCGAGCTTGATCTAGATGACGAGCAGTATGACTCCGCCGAAGACGAGGACTTCCAGCTCGATGCAGCTCAAGATGACGCGGACTCGGGCATGTCCGAttccgacgaagaggaggccgCCGACGAGACAGCGCCCAAGCGACGAAAGAAGGATGCTAAGGATGCTCAAGCAGCcggtgatgacgacgaactGGCGTCTGGGGATGAGGCGATGATTCAGAAGgcaaagaataagaagaggaagaagggagatgaggacGTGGATGTggatcttgatgatgacgaggaagggGGAACAGGAGGTTTCGTGCGGACGCGCGCGATGAAGATGCGAAT TGGAGAAGAGCGCAAACCGCTCGCAAAGATCGACGGCGCTAcggttgatgtggatgcgtTATGGGCGAAAATGAACGCTCCAGACTCGGGAGTTGATGGTTCTTCGGCACAGGATGAGAGCAAAGATGCTACGCCTGCGGCTGGACAAAACGacggagaagcagcaggtgcTGACGATGCGACTCCCTCCGCACAGGAACCCCAGAAGAACTATACCGAAGAAATGGTGAAGATCAAGCGCACATACAAGTTTGCCGGAGAGATGATTACGGAAGAGAAAATTGTGCCGAAGGATTCAGCGGAGGCTAAGCTTTTCCTGGCGGGCGAGAAGGACGCGGAGACCGTGACTGCTGCAGATGTCGACCACGCCGCGAACGCCAAAGACGCCCTCAAACTGCGCAGACCCCTTCGACGACCCTCCCGCTTCGACCCGAATCCGACCGGCACGATCAAGAAGAGCTGGGAGAAACAGCCCGTTACGGGGGCGATGGCTGGGCAGGAGAACGCCCGAGGACCGAAGATCAACACGGTCGAGAAATCGCGTCTGGACTGGGCTGCGTACGTGGACCAGGCTGGAATCAAGGACGAGCTCAACGTGCACAGCAAAGCGAAGGAGGGATTCCTGGGTCGCATGGATTTCTTGGACCGTGTGGGGGCCAAGATAGacgaggagagaagaaatgcTCGTCTGAAGGGGCTTTAA
- the RNY1_1 gene encoding T2 family ribonuclease (COG:A;~EggNog:ENOG410PHXQ;~InterPro:IPR018188,IPR033697,IPR001568,IPR033130, IPR036430;~PFAM:PF00445;~SECRETED:SignalP(1-23);~go_function: GO:0003723 - RNA binding [Evidence IEA];~go_function: GO:0033897 - ribonuclease T2 activity [Evidence IEA]), translating into MSFLPSVGMLALGAMQLSSGALATIDTCSSDSPLSCQTDNEASCCFNSPGGSLLQTQFWDYDPSDGPSDSWTIHGLWPDNCDGTYQEYCDDSREYSNITSILEAQNRTELLSYMKEYWPDYEGADEDESFWEHEWNKHGTCINTIDPSCYTDYYAQEEVGDFFQQVVDLFKTLDSYTALSDAGITPSEDATYKLSDIEDALAAIHDGYPPYVGCEDGALSQLYYYFNVKGSAIGGTYVASERLEDSNCKGSGIKYPPKSSSSKKI; encoded by the exons atgtctttccttccttctgtGGGCATGCTCGCCCTGGGCGCAATGCAGCTCAGCTCTGGTGCGCTGGCTACCATTGACACTTGCTCTTCTGACAGCCCTCTGAGCTGCCAGACCGACAACGAAgcttcctgctgcttcaaCTCTCCTGGAGGCTCCCTTCTCCAGACTCAATTCTGGGACTACGACCCTTCCGATGGCCCGAGCGACTCTTGGACCATCCACGGACTTTG GCCCGATAACTGTGATGGCACCTACCAGGAGTACTGCGATGACTCTCGCGAGTACAGCAACATCACTTCCATCCTCGAAGCGCAGAATCGCACCGAGCTCCTGTCCTACATGAAGGAATACTGGCCCGACTACGAGGgtgctgatgaggatgagagttTCTGGGAGCACGAATGGAACAAGCACG GAACCTgcatcaacaccatcgatCCCAGCTGCTACACCGATTACTACGCTCaggaggaagttggtgacTTTTTCCAGCAGGTCGTTGACCTCTTCAAGACCTTGGATTCCTATACC gctcTCTCCGACGCCGGAATTACTCCCTCCGAGGATGCCACCTACAAGCTGAGCGACATTGAGGATGCTCTCGCCGCGATCCACGATGGCTACCCCCCGTATGTTGGGTGTGAGGACGGTGCTCTGTCCCagctctactactacttcaacGTCAAGGGTAGCGCCATCGGCGGCACCTACGTTGCTTCTGAGAGAC TGGAGGACTCCAACTGCAAGGGCTCTGGCATCAAGTACCCGCCCAagtccagctccagcaagaAGATCTAG
- a CDS encoding GNAT family N-acetyltransferase (COG:K;~EggNog:ENOG410QE18;~InterPro:IPR000182,IPR016181;~PFAM:PF13508,PF00583,PF08445;~go_function: GO:0008080 - N-acetyltransferase activity [Evidence IEA]), with product MPPTYQIIPATTPHHLLAARTLFTAYAAWLNIDLAFQNFQAELSSLPGKYSPQEGGDLLLAYSSSADTSSSPLGCVALRPLPVEDDERQQLCEVKRLYVAPEARKMGLGRALVSAIVTRARELGYRGMRLDTLRSMEGPIRLYRSLGFVEVGPYYETPLVEETVFLGLDFGEV from the coding sequence ATGCCCCCAACCTACCAAATAATCCCCgccacaaccccccaccacctcctcgccGCCCGCACCCTCTTCACAGCCTACGCCGCCTGGCTAAACATCGACCTAGCATTCCAAAACTTCCAGGCGGAGCTATCCTCTCTCCCCGGGAAATACAGTCCCCAGGAAGGCGGTGACCTTCTCCTCGCAtacagcagcagcgcagacacctcctcctctccgctggGCTGCGTGGCTCTCCGTCCGCTCCCtgtcgaagacgatgagcGGCAGCAACTCTGCGAGGTCAAGCGGCTGTATGTTGCACCTGAAGCGCGGAAGATGGGACTGGGGCGGGCGTTAGTGAGTGCAATTGTGACGAGGGCGAGGGAATTAGGGTATCGGGGGATGAGACTCGATACGTTGCGGAGTATGGAAGGGCCGATTCGCCTGTATCGGAGTTTGGGGTTCGTGGAGGTTGGGCCGTATTATGAGACGCctttggtggaggagacggtgTTTTTGGGGTTGGATTTTGGGGAAGTGTAG
- the brlA gene encoding C2H2 type transcription factor BrlA (COG:K;~EggNog:ENOG410PSQP;~InterPro:IPR036236,IPR013087;~PFAM:PF00096) gives MASGCGRVEVPPAPSRKDHLVEETEDMRSQGNMSDRLTIEVDCTSLGSNECPSMASSFSPMESPTPTTTSVYSQGSLASPTWHEGASYPGQGYERHTGTTPMRSAFRLASMTSNDSMGMSYGQMEAQERMPMTDFLSGYDENVEHFWIPQEAQKAYEHGVPGLPYPQAMPQYPTMGRNSYRQHAAPYLPESATNPCLSRSIFHQPERVPNSMSMGNVIPWMAPPADSIAPQTIAPSQVAPVTPPPSYSEFSGSINTFKTHSPTTPVRSCSLGTTSGTDTPMSRLSGGMDYLDDFNQSPVYRDGLRVQRQPSRKVARKQSSKQSLSLENLPSIIKQVQFKCKEPGCKGRFKRQEHLKRHMKSHSKEKPHVCWVPGCERAFSRSDNLNAHYTKTHSKRGGRNRYVATLDENSPDYNPEYRGQLTADGRPVYNSKSQDLMADARETSEEAWLE, from the exons ATGGCTTCTGGCT GTGGAAGAGTCGAAGTTCCTCCCGCACCGTCTCGAAAGGATCATCTCGTTGAAGAGACCGAAGATATGAGATCCCAGGGTAACATGTCTGACCGACTGACCATCGAAGTCGACTGTACCTCCCTGGGTTCCAACGAGTGCCCATCCATGGCTTCCAGCTTCTCGCCCATGGAATCACCTACGCCCACTACAACAAGTGTGTACAGCCAAGGCTCTCTGGCTTCACCCACCTGGCACGAAGGGGCCTCGTACCCGGGACAAGGCTATGAAAGGCACACCGGAACCACGCCCATGCGCAGTGCCTTTCGACTGGCCAGCATGACGTCAAATGATAGTATGGGAATGTCCTATGGACAAATGGAGGCACAAGAACGGATGCCAATGACCGACTTTCTCTCAGGATATGATGAGAACGTTGAACATTTCTGGATCCCCCAAGAGGCGCAGAAAGCCTACGAGCATGGCGTCCCTGGACTCCCATACCCTCAGGCAATGCCTCAGTATCCCACTATGGGCCGGAACAGCTACCGACAGCACGCGGCACCCTACCTGCCCGAATCCGCTACAAACCCCTGTCTGTCGCGGTCGATCTTTCATCAGCCTGAAAGGGTCCCCAACTCAATGTCCATGGGCAATGTGATACCTTGGATGGCCCCGCCGGCGGACTCAATTGCCCCGCAAACTATTGCCCCGTCGCAGGTCGCCCCAGTCACCCCCCCGCCATCATACTCGGAATTTTCGGGCTCGATCAATACCTTCAAGACACACAGCCCGACCACTCCAGTGCGTTCTTGTTCCTTGGGGACTACTTCGGGGACGGATACTCCCATGAGCCGCCTCTCGGGTGGCATGGATTACCTGGATGACTTCAACCAATCGCCAGTTTATCGCGATGGTCTTCGAGTCCAGCGCCAGCCCTCCCGGAAAGTTGCTCGGAAGCAGTCGTCTAAGCAGAGCCTGAGCCTGGAGAACCTTCCGTCTATTATCAAGCAAGTCCAATTCAAGTGCAAGGAGCCTGGTTGCAAGGGTCGCTTCAAGAGGCAAGAGCATCTGAAGCGACACATGAAGAGCCACTCTAAGGAGAAGCCACATGTATGCTGGGTTCCTGGCTGCGAACGGGCTTTCTCGCGCAGTGACAACCTGAACGCGCATTACACGAAGACCCACAGTAAGCGCGGCGGCCGCAATCGCTATGTCGCGACATTGGACGAGAACAGCCCAGACTACAACCCTGAATATCGCGGCCAATTGACCGCTGACGGGCGACCAGTCTACAACTCCAAGTCCCAAGATCTCATGGCCGATGCTCGTGAAACGAGCGAGGAGGCGTGGTTGGAGTGA
- a CDS encoding putative glutaminase (COG:S;~EggNog:ENOG410PHIS;~InterPro:IPR033433,IPR032514,IPR014870;~PFAM:PF17168,PF16335,PF08760;~SECRETED:SignalP(1-19)) codes for MRPSLAVLTAALQATVGIASTLTPPVLPLIVRNPYLSTWFGNARDEPWTKWPMFYTGEEVGLSLMAHVPSTGTVYPLLGKPHESLPRYTLAQHHPHPRPFQLIYAARSQIDFPTYLGANYDASTTNLTYRIDPSTSASHPLEITLSFLSPITPTSTLRQSIPASYVTVHVHGEVSVNVYMDINGGWVSGDTRSHISWQYDAFDAKDNKPALRRWRYQRQSELLFSEIRDRAEWGTLHFTAPADVHFQSGEASAVRKTFLTQGVLDNVNDEVFRAIGDREPVFAFSKSFVLNRKSGPTSASVTFSIALIHDPVVQYASARGLTLMRPLWESWFPSVDALLNFHYHDFSQASALASNYSEQLAKDAYQSGAHDYVDIVALSARQVMGATTFSGTPEDPILFLKEISSNGNFQTIDVIFPAFPFFLYTNPRWLAYLLEPLIEHMLSGQYPNTYAMHDLGTHFPNATGHPDGNDEYMPVEECGNILIMGLAIVNSLRYSEDSAASSIWSTQGESPVLSDDHPGYFPLANLQAHGGIDKQDGRWGGGIQGQREAERWLQRSYRLWKQWTGYLVEFSLEPENQLSTDDFAGWLALQTNLALKGIVGINAMSKLAEVVGNDEDASYYKDIADRYIAKWEELGMSRDQTHAKLAYDWYGSWTTIYNLYADALLCFHLEGTDISPHATSGSKQRPLHPHPPHPHKTGFVPRHIYQRQSIWYHNVRQKYGLPLDSRHLYTKTDWEFFSMAVASENVRSEVLESVAKWVNETVTDLPFTDLHNTEGKGEFPGPNFYARPVIGGHFAFLALQRACGGRAMDGLAYLDEGNHVFSTSTLADWKKAAAKAAEQFQASSEPEESADNEFGYGSESLEL; via the exons ATGCGCCCATCCCTTGCGGTGCTGACAGCCGCCCTTCAGGCGACCGTCGGCATTGCATCCACCTTGACGCCGCCCGTTCTACCTCTGATCGTGCGGAATCCCTATCTGAGCACCTGGTTTGGAAATGCCAGAGATGAACCCTGGACTAAATGGCCCATGTTCTACACTGGCGAGGAGGTGGGCCTCTCTCTGATGGCTCATGTCCCCAGCACGGGCACCGTGTATCCATTGTTGGGCAAGCCTCACGAATCCCTGCCCAGGTATACACTCGcacagcatcatccccatccacgaCCATTCCAACTGATATACGCTGCTAGGTCACAAATCGATTTCCCGACATACCTTGGAGCCAACTACGACGCATCTACCACCAATCTGACCTACCGCATTGATCCCTCCACCTCTGCTTCCCATCCCCTGGAGAtcaccctctccttcttgtctCCCATCACTCCTACATCGACTCTGCGGCAGTCGATTCCCGCATCATATGTCACAGTCCATGTCCATGGTGAGGTAAGCGTGAATGTCTATATGGACATCAATGGAGGCTGGGTGAGCGGTGACACCCGGAGTCATATCTCTTGGCAGTATGACGCGTTCGATGCGAAAGACAATAAACCGGCTttgcggagatggcgatACCAGAGACAGTCTGAGCTGCTGTTTTCGGAAATCCGCGATCGCGCCGAATGGGGCACTCTTCACTTCACCGCGCCCGCC GATGTCCACTTTCAGTCTGGCGAGGCGTCGGCCGTAAGGAAAACGTTCTTGACTCAAGGAGTCCTGGACAACGTCAACGATGAAGTCTTCCGTGCCATTGGAGACCGAGAGCCGGTCTTTGCGTTCTCCAAGTCATTCGTTCTCAACCGGAAATCGGGGCCGACCAGCGCCAGCGTAACATTTAGCATTGCCTTGATCCATGATCCTGTTGTCCAATATGCCTCTGCACGTGGTTTGACTTTAATGCGACCTCTGTGGGAGTCATGGTTCCCTAGCGTCGACGCGCTCCTGAACTTTCACTACCACGATTTCTCCCAGGCGAGTGCGCTGGCCTCCAACTACTCGGAACAGTTAGCCAAGGATGCCTATCAGTCGGGCGCACACGACTATGTTGACATTGTCGCACTCTCTGCCCGACAAGTCATGGGGGCAACTACCTTCTCTGGGACGCCTGAAGATCCGATCTTGTTTCTGAAAGAGATCTCATCCAACGGAAACTTCCAGACGATTGATGTCATCTTCCCTGCCTTCCCGTTCTTCCTGTACACTAACCCGCGGTGGTTGGCCTACCTTCTGGAGCCATTGATCGAGCACATGTTGAGTGGACAATATCCAAACACGTACGCCATGCATGACTTGGGAACTCACTTCCCGAATGCCACTGGACATCCCGATGGAAACGACGAGTACATGCCAGTGGAGGAATGCGGtaatatcctcatcatgggCTTGGCCATTGTGAACTCGCTGCGTTATTCAGAAGATTCTGCTGCGTCGTCCATCTGGTCAACACAAGGCGAGAGCCCTGTACTTTCGGACGATCATCCTGGGTACTTTCCTCTTGCAAATCTCCAGGCACATGGAGGTATTGATAAGCAGGATGGAcgctggggtggtggtatacAAGGCCAACGTGAGGCGGAGCGATGGCTCCAGCGCAGCTATCGTCTCTGGAAACAGTGGACTGGCTACCTGGTGGAGTTCTCGCTGGAGCCCGAGAATCAGC TTTCGACGGACGATTTCGCCGGCTGGCTTGCGCTTCAAACGAACTTGGCACTCAAAGGTATTGTTGGCATCAATGCCATGAGCAAGCTAGCTGAGGTGGTTGGCAATGATGAAGACGCCTCTTACTACAAG GATATCGCAGATAGGTACATTGCCAAGTGGGAGGAGCTGGGCATGTCTCGAGACCAGACACACGCGAAGCTCGCTTACGACTGGTACGGATCGTGGACCACCATCTACAATCTGTACGCCGATGCACTGCTGTGCTTCCATCTGGAGGGCACCGATATCTCTCCACACGCCACGTCTGGCTCCAAACAAAGACctctccatccacaccctcctcacccgcACAAGACGGGCTTCGTACCCCGGCACATCTACCAGAGGCAGTCGATTTGGTACCACAATGTGCGTCAGAAGTATGGCCTCCCTCTAGACAGCCGGCACTTGTATACCAAGACCGACTGGGAGTTCTTCTCCATGGCTGTTGCCAGCGAGAATGTTCGCAGCGAGGTTCTCGAATCCGTCGCCAAATGGGTCAATGAGACGGTCACCGACCTTCCGTTCACCGATCTCCACAACACGGAAGGCAAGGGCGAATTTCCTGGGCCGAACTTTTACGCTCGGCCGGTAATCGGCGGCCACTTCGCGTTCCTGGCCCTTCAGCGCGCCTGTGGGGGCCGGGCGATGGATGGTCTAGCCTATCTAGACGAGGGGAACCACGTATTCTCGACCAGCACGCTGGCGGACTGGAAAAAGGCCGCAGCTAAGGCTGCCGAACAGTTTCAGGCCTCGTCTGAGCCGGAAGAGTCTGCTGACAACGAGTTTGGCTATGGATCTGAGAGTCTGGAACTCTGA
- a CDS encoding uncharacterized protein (COG:S;~EggNog:ENOG410PZWM), with protein MHSTMSASHPSPVKDGRRVLGEKHANACLSPAHHRHASVSPLKQQRSLLETSSSPKKLLPSPLFAGQKRSIDQVDSTSEPQISHASAQPQSRPEASPNVQHDVQQDPQPHATPETPTQLLESQQHQPQEDTHSDQTTTPTTTTTPLIPEDPATRKRFIQEKATLLRTRLQTAMRHIQDPQLDRRLSDLEAHSRKYPRLSLPQEQRINITTPTSSTSSSSQNQNQTTPRPYQPSTQLPLHEPETQNASGLSSPPLSTGTIATQKEQEQETQTPTQRADDDDNDDDPMRTPTQKSTTHHNHTHRRTNTLGSPMQLSSPPATVSRCRSTDIGKDMDMGDEEEPQERQRRLSQKGDAVDGLLKLMGTGESVASGTGTGIA; from the exons ATGCACTCTACCATGTCCGCATCACACCCCAGCCCCGTCAAAGACGGTAGGCGAGTGCTCGGGGAGAAGCACGCCAACGCGTGCCTGTCACCCGCCCACCATCGGCACGCTTCTGTCTCGCCCCTCAAACAACAACGCTCTCTCCTTgagacctcctcctctcctaaGAAGCTCCTTCCTTCGCCTCTCTTTGCGGGCCAGAAACGTTCTATCGACCAGGTGGACAGCACCAGCGAACCCCAGATCAGCCATGCCAGCGCGCAGCCCCAGTCGCGGCCAGAAGCATCTCCGAACGTGCAGCATGACGTTCAGCAGGACCCTCAG CCACACGCGACGCCAGAGACACCAACACAACTTCTAGaatcacaacaacaccagccaCAAGAAGATACCCACTCCGaccaaacaacaacaccgacaacgacaacaacgcCCCTCATCCCCGAAGATCCAGCAACGCGCAAACGCTTCATCCAAGAG AAAGCGACCCTCCTCCGCACGCGCCTCCAAACTGCTATGCGTCACATCCAAGACCCCCAACTCGACCGCCGTCTCTCCGACCTTGAAGCTCACAGTCGCAAATACCCTCGTCTATCTCTTCCCCAAGAACAACGAATTAACATCACTACGCCGACTTCTTccacatcctcgtcctcccaAAACCAAAACCAGACCACCCCGCGCCCTTACCAACCTTCTACACAGCTCCCGCTGCACGAACCCGAGACCCAGAACGCGTCcggcctctcctccccacccctaTCCACCGGAACGATCGCAACACAGaaggaacaagaacaagaaacacAAACACCCACCCAAAGAgcagacgatgacgataATGACGACGATCCGATGAGAACACCCACCCAGAAATCAACAACCCACCACAATCATACCCACCGGAGAACAAACACCCTCGGCTCCCCAATGCAGCTGAGTAGTCCTCCGGCGACGGTGTCGAGGTGCAGAAGTACAGATATTGGCAAGGATATGGACATgggagacgaagaggagcCGCAAGAGAGACAGCGCCGGTTATCGCAAAAGGGAGATGCCGTGGACGGGCTGTTGAAGTTGATGGGGACGGGGGAGAGTGTTGCTAGTGGAACTGGAACTGGGATCGCGTGA